The genomic window CTTCTTCTCTCCTTCAATAGTTCTAGCAtcgccttttttttaatctcccTTTCTGCTATTTCTTGATCCAGTCTTTCcttttcctctctctctctttgttgttttatCTCTTTCTCTTGATCAGCACGTAAAGATTCTTCATAAGCCTTGTCTTGTTCTTCCCGGATGGTCTGGTTTAAAGCTCTTTCATCCCTTTCCTGCCTTGCTTTAATGAGGATCGCTTTGTAATTTTCTACAACTCTTCTCAACCTATTAACAAACGGCTGAGGCTCCAAATATCCTTCAATATAGGATTGAAGGTACATTTTATTATTCTTCAATACAGTAATTGCAGTCAAAGGATATATATTTCCTTCCAATGACttgaatgttgtatatccttCATTTTTCTTGACTGAACAAGCccagaaaatgaaatttttgtttatataatttACCACATCAGGACTTGTTAACGTTTGCtgacaaaacattttagaaTCCTGATTATCAGGGGAATAAATGTGTGTCATTAAGAAGACCAGCTCTTGTTTGGCTGCAGCAAGTGCTTGGTTATAACTACCTTCAAAAAGGGTAGGATGAAAGGTTCCAAATTCCTCTTCGAAGTCTCTTCTATAGGAAGATACATCTTCAGCTACACTAATAATTGCTGGCTTGCGTGACCAACCAAATAATGATACAATgcttaaaaaaatcttaacaaCTATTTTGATAGGCAAAATTATAGCATAATATATCCATTCGGTAGTTAATTTAGGCTGGTATGATCTACACCATTGAACCATACTGAGTGCTCTTGCAACTAGACTTCTATTAGAATGCACCTCTCGCTTTTGAGAATTTTCTCTTTCTTGCCTAGGATGTTCTCTGACATCATTGAATAAAGAATTGAGGGCAACTTCTAAATTCCAAtcattttgatttaa from Artemia franciscana chromosome 10, ASM3288406v1, whole genome shotgun sequence includes these protein-coding regions:
- the LOC136031746 gene encoding FAS-associated factor 2-like, yielding MEYERDQILAQFQELSGIDTLEECSHILNQNDWNLEVALNSLFNDVREHPRQERENSQKREVHSNRSLVARALSMVQWCRSYQPKLTTEWIYYAIILPIKIVVKIFLSIVSLFGWSRKPAIISVAEDVSSYRRDFEEEFGTFHPTLFEGSYNQALAAAKQELVFLMTHIYSPDNQDSKMFCQQTLTSPDVVNYINKNFIFWACSVKKNEGYTTFKSLEGNIYPLTAITVLKNNKMYLQSYIEGYLEPQPFVNRLRRVVENYKAILIKARQERDERALNQTIREEQDKAYEESLRADQEKEIKQQREREEKERLDQEIAEREIKKKAMLELLKERRREASGLVPDEPDPYHSECVKVAIRLPDGKSLVRRFLRSHSLKYLYYFVLSDENSPSEFELVTNYPKRVLICKPGEFREEIPSFGDVGLGKSEVLFVHDLEA